The following are encoded together in the Thunnus albacares chromosome 7, fThuAlb1.1, whole genome shotgun sequence genome:
- the fads2 gene encoding acyl-CoA 6-desaturase translates to MGGGGQLTEPGEPGSGRPGSVYTWEEVQRHCSRNDQWLVIDRKVYNITHWAKRHPGGFRVISHYAGEDATDAFAAFHPDPKFVQKFLKPLLIGELAATEPSHDRNKNAAIIQDFHTLRAHAEREGLFQARPLFFCFHLGHILLLEVLAWLIVWLWGTSWMLTLLCSVILATAQAQAGWLQHDFGHLSVFKKSSWNHVLHKLVIGHLKGASANWWNHRHFQHHAKPNIFSKDPDVNMLHVFVVGATQPVEYGVKKIKHMPYHRQHQYFFLIGPPLLIPVYFHIQIMRCMISRHDWVDLAWSMSYYLRYFCCYLPLYGLFGSMALISFVRFLESHWFVWVTQMNHLPMDIDHEKHQDWLSMQLHATCNIEQSHFNDWFSGHLNFQIEHHLFPTMPRHNYHQVAPLVRALCEKHGIPYHVKTMWRGLIDVVRSLKNSGDLWLDAYLHK, encoded by the exons ATGGGTGGTGGAGGCCAGCTCACAGAGCCAGGTGAGCCAGGCAGCGGGCGACCTGGCAGTGTTTACACCTGGGAGGAGGTGCAGAGACACTGCAGCAGGAACGACCAGTGGTTGGTCATCGATCGGAAGGTTTATAACATCACACACTGGGCCAAGAGGCACCCAGGCGGGTTTCGGGTCATCAGCCACTACGCTGGAGAGGATGCCACA gatgcatttgctgcttttcaccCGGATCCAAAGTTTGTGCAAAAATTTCTGAAGCCCCTGCTGATCGGAGAGCTGGCAGCAACAGAGCCCAGCCACgacagaaacaaaaat gctGCCATCATACAGGATTTCCACACTTTACGCGctcatgcagagagagagggtcTGTTTCAGGCTCGGCCTTTGTTCTTCTGCTTCCACCTGGGTCACATCCTGTTGCTGGAGGTCCTCGCCTGGCTGATAGTGTGGCTCTGGGGGACGAGCTGGATGCTGACGCTGCTGTGCTCCGTCATTCTGGCCACTGCTCAG GCGCAGGCTGGATGGCTGCAGCATGACTTCGGTCACCTgtctgtatttaaaaagtcCAGCTGGAATCACGTTCTTCACAAGCTTGTCATTGGCCATTTAAAG ggaGCTTCTGCCAACTGGTGGAATCATCGACATTTCCAGCATCATGCTAAACCCAACATCTTCAGTAAGGACCCGGATGTCAACATGCTGCACGTCTTTGTAGTTGGAGCCACCCAACCAGTAGAG TACGGTgtgaaaaagataaaacacatgCCCTACCACCGCCAACACCAGTACTTCTTTCTCA tTGGACCTCCGCTGCTCATTCCAGTTTATTTCCACATTCAGATAATGCGCTGCATGATCTCCCGCCATGACTGGGTG GATCTGGCTTGGTCCATGTCCTACTACCTTCGCTACTTCTGCTGTTATTTACCCCTTTATGGCCTGTTTGGATCAATGGCGCTCATCAGCTTTGTCAG GTTTCTGGAGAGTCACTGGTTTGTGTGGGTGACTCAGATGAATCATCTGCCGATGGATATCGACCACGAGAAGCACCAGGACTGGCTGAGCATGCAG TTACACGCCACCTGCAATATCGAGCAGTCCCACTTCAACGACTGGTTCAGCGGACACCTCAACTTTCAAATCGAACACCA TCTGTTTCCTACGATGCCGCGCCACAACTACCACCAGGTGGCCCCGCTGGTCCGTGCACTGTGTGAGAAACATGGGATTCCTTATCATGTGAAGACAATGTGGCGAGGCCTCATTGATGTTGTCAG gtCACTGAAAAACTCAGGGGACCTCTGGCTTGATGCATATCTTCATAAATGA